The genomic DNA ctatctatatatagctGGAAAAGAGCTTAAAGCAATATGGGAACCATTTCTGTGCAACTTATATTTAGggagatatacagtggtgtgaaaaactatttgcccccttcttgatttcttattcttttgcatgtttgtcacacaaaatgtttctgatcatcaaacacatttaaccattagtcaaatataacacaagtaaacacaaaatgcagtttgtaaatggtggtttttattatttagggagaaaaaaaaatccaaaccaacatggccctgtgtgaaaaagtaattgccccctgaacctaataactggttgggccacccttagcagcaataactgcaatcaagcgtttgcgataacttgcaatgagtcttttacagcgctctggaggaattctggcccactcatctttgcaaaattgttgtaattcagctttatttgagggttttctagcatgaaccgcctttttaaggtcatgccatagcatctcaattggattcaggtcaggactttgactaggccactccaaagtcttcattttgtttttcttcagccattcagaggtggatttgctggtgtgttttgggtcattgtcctgttgcagcacccaagatcgcttcagcttgagttgatgaacagatggccggacattctccttcaggattttttggtagacagtagaattcatggttccatctatcacagcaagccttccaggtcctgaagcagcaaaacaaccccagaccatcacactaccaccaccatattttactgttggtatgatgttctttttctgaaatgctgtgttccttttacgccagatgtaacgggacatttgccttccaaaaagttcaacttttgactcatcagtccacaaggtattttcccaaaagtcttggcaatcattgagatgtttcttagcaaaattgagacgagccctaatgttctttttgcttaacagtggtttgcgtcttggaaatctgccatgcaggccgtttttgcccagtctctttcttatggtggagtcgtgaacactgaccttaattgaggcaagtgaggcctgcagttctttagacgttgtcctggggtcttttgtgacctctcggatgagtcgtctctgcgctcttggggtaattttggtcggccggccactcctgggaaggttcaccactgttccatgtttttgccatttgtggataatggctctcactgtggttcgctggagtcccaaagctttagaaatggctttataacctttaccagactgatagatctcaattacttctgttctcatttgttcctgaatttctttggatcttggcatgatgtctagcttttgaggtgcttttcttctacttctctgtgtcaggcagctcctatttaagtgatttcttgattgaaacaggtgtggcagtaatcaggcctgggggtggctacggaaattgaactcaggtgtgatacaccacagttaggttattttttaacaagggggcaattactttttcacacagggccatgttggtttggattttttttctccctaaataataaaaaccatcatttaaaaactgcattttgtgtttacttgtgttatatttgactaatggttaaatgtgtttgatgatcagaaacattttgtgagacaaacatgcaaaagaataagaaatcaggaaggggcaaatagtttttcacaccactgtaggcaATATAGGCAACCAGATATAGGCAACCAGTCAAAGTCATAATCCCCCCTCAATAAGTTCAGACTTTTTAGTGCGGAAGAAACCCCCCGAGGAATACAGGAGTAGTTCCATCAATcagcttttattcagtcacagacgaGTAGATGGATTcatacgttgcaaggcagaagagcgcaGCTTCCCCTTTTCAGTCggctttatattttttccttcctcccccttccctttaCTTATCAAAAGGCATAATATCGTTTACCTAATCATTTTATATTACACAAATGTGCCacctgtttctgttttgtgtacgtgTCAGAGGGGGCCCTGAAGAAGGAAAGATCATCTTTCTTGTGTCTAACAGATGCGTTCCTACATAAGAAGTTGACgtcggtcagcttactgcaccctgcctCATGACAGATGCCTGCCATTAtaacaaaacagctttgtcagcttttaatccttagtagcttgcaaacagttaatttttatttcacatttgcaTAAATCTCTGTTAATTTTGATCCAAGACGCGTGCAATTTCAGTTTCAAGGGTTACTCCCAGGGCCAAATCAGCAGGCTGAAAGTTTTGTTAAAATCTGTGACGATGATGTCCAACAGTGGAATGATCTGACATGGAATTACCTTAAGATTAATGTGATGTAATAATTTTAAtcgtaattaattaaaatgtaaaaaattaataattaagttTATTCTTaacagttaattttatttttttcaagagtaagggtgatgtgcaggactgtagtaactacagattgataaaactgatgagccacagcatgaagttgtgggaaagagtagtagaaggtcagttaagaagtgaggtgatgattagcgagcagcaggatggtttcatgccaagaaagagcaccacagatgagatgtttgctctgaggatgttgatggaaaagtttagagaaggccagaaggagtgtctttgtggacctgaagaaagcaaatgacagggtgaggagagaggagctgtggtattatatgaggaagtctggagtggcagagaagtacgtcagagttgtacaggatatgtacgagggaagtgtgacagtggtgaggtctgtggtaggagtgacggaggtgggattacatcagggatcggctctgagccctttcttattagcaatggtgatggacaggttgacagacaagattagacaggagtccccgtggcctatgaagtttgctgatgacattgtgatctgtagcgatagtagggagcaggttctggagaccctggagagatggagatatgagaggagaggaatgaaggtcagtaggaaaaagacagtatacatgtgtgtgaatgagaggaaggtcagtggaatggtgaggatgagggagtagagttggtgaaggtggatgagtttaaatacttgggatcaacagtacagagtaatggggagtgtggaagagaagtgaagaagagagtgcaggcagggtgtaatgggtggagaagagtgtcaggagtgatttgtgacagacggatatcagcaagagtgaaagggaaggtctacaggacggtagtgagaccagctatgttatatgacctggagacggtggcacaggagacagagctggaggtagcagagttaaagatgttaagatttgcattgggtgtgatgaggatggacaggattagaaatgaggacattagaggtttagctcaagttggacagttgagagacaaagttagagaggtgagattgtgttggtttagacatgtgcagaggagagatgaggggtatattgggaggaggGTGATAAGGATGGAGCTGGTAGgtgagaagaaaagaggaaggcctaagaaaaggtttatggagaTATGAAGGTTGTAGGTGTGACAACGCAAAATGCAGAGGACCGGAagatatggagaaagatgatccactgtggcgaccccagacgagagcagccgaaagataaagaagaaggatACTATTGTCAAAGAACGGCAAAAGGAGACATAATACAGAGAAAGCACAACCAGAAGCCATGAGAATGGAATAATGAGTTCATAAGTACACTGGAATCTCATGTGGCTCTGTCAGTCAGCCAGAGAAACATAACATACAAGAGACAAACCaggtgttttgtgttaaggtgACACCTGAACATACTTGTCCATGGCCTGAATGTCTTTAGAAGCTATTCTGTTTGCTGTTGGGAAAAAGCTTTCATACAAACAGCTCTCTGGCCATCGATTTCTGAGGTTACCCCATATTTCCTTCACTTGAGCAGAGAATCTCCTGGATGATAAGGGTCTCTATGGATTGCCACTGATCTGTGCCTATAGAGGTGGGTTCACAAGGTCTCAATGGAGGAAGAATGCAAACCAGTAACTCCCACCCCCCAGTGCAGTGTTCCTTTCATCTTGTGTGGAACTTCCAAACAACACAAGGATGCCTCTTGCCAGTATGCTCTTTGTGAGACCTTTATGGACATGACTGAGGGGCTGCTGTGTCAAACCAGTTATTGTTCAGCAGTCTTACAAAATAATGGCACTGCTGAGTTGTTTTAACAATGGCCATGCTGTTTGTGAACCAACTGAGTTTGATGAAAATATGTTTTCCCATCTGCCTGCACCACTTCATTGCCTTCAACACAGATGAGATAGCCTTCTTTTAGTTGGACATTCTGAATTTTTCTTTTGCCTAACAGTATCAGTACATTTTCTCCTCTTAGTGTTTAGTTGTCCCCTGGACCCTGCCCAGAACTCTAAATTTCTTGCGCAAGTTGCCCTTTTCTGTTCTTGTCTGTTCCACTGTATATCTGGACTGTCACCACATTCGAGGTCATCTTCTCTTCATCTGAAGATGTTGCATTATCACTCTCACCTATACTGAGGCAGGATTGGGCACCTTTAATTCCTCAAAGATGTGCCCCAGTACAAAGGACTTTTGTGGGTCCATTTAACACTTTTTAACTTGACAAATTACGTTACCATTCCCTGTGAAGTTCTCCCTCCCTCCATTACAACATTCTTTACCCTTCAACTTACTGAAATCCACTCTTGGTTGAGAATCACTTACCACATTACAACAATAAGACTTCTCTTCACTGTGGATCCCCGAGTAGTAACCAAAATTACTTAAAAGTGAGAATCAGAAATCAGAAGTAAGGATTGAGAAGGCTGCCACTATAGGAAAATCTTTTGCCTCGTTCACAACTGCTGAGCAGTGTGGATTCTTAAGTGATTCTGAAGACTGTGATTATAggagaactgtttgccacattcagaacagccatatggcttctctccagtatgaattcggTCATGCCTCTGAAGAGTGCTACTTGTGtgaaactgtttgccacatttgGAACAgacatatggcttctctcctgtgtgaattcttttgtgagtCTGAAGATGGCTTCTTTGCGAAAACTGTTTGCCGCATTCAGAACAGCCATAGggcttctctcctgtatgaattcttttgtggctctGAAGATAGCTACTGACagtgaattgtttgccacattcggaacagccatatggtttttctccagtatgaattcttttgtGACTCTGAAAAGAGCTATGTTTAATGaatcgttttccacattcagaacagcaatagggcttttctccagtgtggattatTGTGTGACTTTGAAGAGAGCTATGTTTAATGaatcgttttccacattcagcacagccatagggtttttctccagtgtgaattcttgcatGGATTTGGACACTGTAACTGTCAGAAaatctttttccacattcagaacaacaatatggtttttctccagtatgagTTCGTCTGTGGCTCTGAAGATGGCTACTTATGGTGAACCGTTTGCCACACtcggaacagcaatatggcttctctccagtatgaattcttatgTGTCTCTGGAGACAGCTacgtttaatgaattttttgccacattcagagcagctatgaggtttttctccagtatgaattcttatgTGTGCCTGAAGTCTGCtcttatggaggaatattttacCACACTCAGAACAGCTAAATGTCTTTGTTCTTGTATTAATCGACTTGACATCTTCACATACAgacttgtttttaaaagtttgtccaCATTCTTTGTCAGCATACACATCCTTGTAGTCTgtgttttgcactttttgttGGTCAGTGCCGATTGCTTCTATTATGGGATGAGAACTACACTGCAAAGAGACTGCTGTCAAATTCTTTGATCCTCTTGTTGAATTCTTTCTCTTCGCCTTGTTTCGTTTCTCTTGCAGTCTGCAATGAAGAGAAGCTGGAGCAGATGAATTTGGGTGGAAGCACACATTCTTCTGGAATTCTGCAATGAGACAAAGAAATTTagttaaatgttataaaataaaataaatggaaaggaATGAGAACATTAACAGAGGTTAAAAGGAGGCTGAAGAGCAGGATGATCCGGCCACCTAGACAGGAAAGGCAGCATGAACAGGGGCCCCACGAAGGAGCGTAGGTAGTGGTGCTCTAGTGGCTGGGTGGCCTCACTGAACAATGCTGTGGAGTTGGGCGAGCATGGCGGATGACCTACCCAGGGAAACGAGGTACGACTGTGGGTGCGTGAAGGATGACAGGAGGAGTGCCGACCTCGATCGGACAGTCCGGCTGCACTGTGAGGAGGCGGCCAAGACGGGGGTTGGGGGATGAAGATTGAGGCTGTCGAGTCTCTGCTGGCTGCgcgagttatgggtgagccggggagacaaAGGAGGATGcaatagagtccagctgcagtcaggacagttttaggcctcggacagatTCAGCGACCTGAGACGCTCTGAGGCCCCTGTTAGCTACATCTCTTTTCACTCCGCCTACTTTCCACACCCCCACGTTTGTGATACAGTTTTGTGCTAAATGTACTATAATAGTAAAGGTGACAAACTGAATGTGTGtgcaaaaacatttattataaataaaagatcttCACCAAGTTAAACTGTCGCGCTAATGTAATAAACATCTCTTCGTTCTTGCTGCCACAGCacaggtgtaaaaccagacagttccggtcgctggtaggagagcaagtgatcacggatcccaTTGAACACGACCCaagcaaggaccttaccaggcaccgagagcagtgttatcccccctgCAGCTGCTGCAATGCAGGTGATCACCTTTCCCATTATaaacaaactagcaaaatacccgcgcttcgcagcggagaagtagtgtgttaaagaggttatgtaaacatatatatatatatatatatatatatatatatacacataaacatatatacatatatatatacatatctacatatacacatatctatacatatacatatatatatatatatatacatatatacatatatatatacatatacacatccacatacatatatatatatatatatatatatatatatatatatatacacatatcaacatatatatacacatacatacacacacacatacatatacatatatcaacatatatatacacatacatacacacacacacatacatatatatatacacacatacatacatacacacatttatctatatatataaaggagagttgggatccgagagactgcgtttgtgtgtttgtggagggacggagagttaaggcgggtgttggagtcacgtgatcacctcccctcccattcacctcatttcattcacttcatttcgctccgagctgaacTCCGCAGCTGACgtggtcttgccgttcttgatttgcttttcacatgaccaactatacgttgcatgctcaagagtaagctcagcgcacaacttggtcatattacaaccggaggggcgaactgacaacttggtatacaaagagatccttaacaaataatcattggtataatttccctcagtttattatttaaaattttaaagcagtacttcgccactgcgaagcgcgggtattttgctagtctacatatatatatttacatatctacatatatatatatatatatatatatatatatatatatacatacatacatatctacatatatatatatctctacatatatatatacatatatatatatatacacatatatatacacatatatatatatatacacatatatatacacatatatatatatatacacatatatatacacatatatatatacatatatatatatatacacataaatatatacatatatatatatatacatatatatatatacatatatatatatatacacatatatatatacacataatatatatacatatgtattNNNNNNNNNNNNNNNNNNNNNNNNNNNNNNNNNNNNNNNNNNNNNNNNNNNNNNNNNNNNNNNNNNNNNNNNNNNNNNNNNNNNNNNNNNNNNNNNNNNNNNNNNNNNNNNNNNNNNNNNNNNNNNNNNNNNNNNNNNNNNNNNNNNNNNNNNNNNNNNNNNNNNNNNNNNNNNNNNNNNNNNNNNNNNNNNNNNNNNNNNNNNNNNNNNNNNNNNNNNNNNNNNNNNNNNNNNNNNNNNNNNNNNNNNNNNNNNNNNNNNNNNNNNNNNNNNNNNNNNNNNNNNNNNNNNNNNNNNNNNNNNNNNNNNNNNNNNNNNNNNNNNNNNNNNNNNNNNNNNNNNNNNNNNNNNNNNNNNNNNNNNNNNNNNNNNNNNNNNNNNNNNNNNNNNNNNNNNNNNNNNNNNNNNNNNNNNNNNNNNNNNNNNNNNNNNNNNNNNNNNNNNNNNNNNNNNNNNNNNNNNNNNNNNNNNNNNNNNNNNNNNNNNNNNNNNNNNNNNNNNNNNNNNNNNNNNNNNNNNNNNNNNNNNNNNNNNNNNNNNNNNNNNNNNNNNNNNNNNNNNNNNNNNNNNNNNNNNNNNNNNNNNNNNNNNNNNNNNNNNNNNNNNNNNNNNNNNNNNNNNNNNNNNNNNNNNNNNNNNNNNNNNNNNNNNNNNNNNNNNNNNNNNNNNNNNNNNNNNNNNNNNNNNNNNNNNNNNNNNNNNNNNNNNNNNNNNNNNNNNNNNNNNNNNNNNNNNNNNNNNNNNNNNNNNNNNNNNNNNNNNNNNNNNNNNNNNNNNNNNNNNNNNNNNNNNNNNNNNNNNNNNNNNNNNNNNNNNNNNNNN from Erpetoichthys calabaricus chromosome 5, fErpCal1.3, whole genome shotgun sequence includes the following:
- the LOC127527747 gene encoding zinc finger protein 501-like: MASANDGDVNERLAPIKQDDCEWDAPDGFCIKQEDCEGRISVFKEEGELIRCKVEDAEDFSVTFELLKQETGHIFKQEICEESPSTLQPQRAALQNSVALKSETEWEFEEKVSEGHRKEEEGGEEEEQSSRSVGTKFQKNVCFHPNSSAPASLHCRLQEKRNKAKRKNSTRGSKNLTAVSLQCSSHPIIEAIGTDQQKVQNTDYKDVYADKECGQTFKNKSVCEDVKSINTRTKTFSCSECGKIFLHKSRLQAHIRIHTGEKPHSCSECGKKFIKRSCLQRHIRIHTGEKPYCCSECGKRFTISSHLQSHRRTHTGEKPYCCSECGKRFSDSYSVQIHARIHTGEKPYGCAECGKRFIKHSSLQSHTIIHTGEKPYCCSECGKRFIKHSSFQSHKRIHTGEKPYGCSECGKQFTVSSYLQSHKRIHTGEKPYGCSECGKQFSQRSHLQTHKRIHTGEKPYVCSKCGKQFHTSSTLQRHDRIHTGEKPYGCSECGKQFSYNHSLQNHLRIHTAQQL